In the Myxococcota bacterium genome, TGCCGAGGTGAACAGCATCGAGAACCCAGCCGCACCCGGAATGCCGAGCTCGAGCAAGCCCGAGCTCGACGCGTAGACACCGTTGTAGTTGGCCTGCAGCAAGATCGCCGCGTCGCCGGACGGATCATCGCCCCAGTGCGTCTCGGTGTAAGTCACCACATCGCCGTCGTGCCAGGTCGTGGCACTCGCCGCATTCGCGGAGGCCAGAGCCAGAGCGAGAATGAGGGCTTCCCGCAGCCGCATGACGTCCTCCCGTCGCTCTTGGGCGGCCGACTTACACGCAGAGGCGGCACGAACTTTCAGGAAACGGCCGTGTGAACCTTCTACACCCGGGTGTGTGGGTGAGTCAACTCGGCCGCCTCGCGGGCGACCGTAGCCGGCGAGCGCGACGTCGTCGCTGGCGCGCCCAGCATGACTCGAACATGCGACCTTCAGATCCGCAACCGAGTACACCGAGGATCGACCCCACTCGCAGCCAGGCCCCCCGCAAGTTCGTGGATCTCTGGCAGAATCGGCGCGGACGGTGAAGGCCTCGGCCCCGATCCGTGAGCCTCTGATCCTGCCCAGGGAGACATCGTGAGAGCATTCTTCGCTGTGATCGTCGTTCTTGCGCTGGCAACGACTGCCCGGACCGAACAGAAAGCGTGCGAGCCTCGCGACGAGTATGTTCGCTACTGCGCCTCCTGCCATGGCGACCGGGCGGACGGGAATGGCCCCGTCGCCGGCGCTCTGAACCCTCGCCCGCCGGCACTCACTTCGCTTCACAAGAAGTTTGGGAATCCCCTCTCGACCGACCTCGTCGTCTTCCTGGTTGGAACCACGATGCCGCGAGCGCACGGGACGAGCGCAATGCCGGTGTGGGGGCGAGTGTTTGGCAAGTACTCCTCGGACCCCGCCGTTGGAGACCTCATTCTCTGGCGGATCGTGGACCACCTGGATTGCATTCAGACCGACGAGTAGCGCGCTGCGAGTCCCGCTGGCGCGCCTCTGCCGCGCGGTGATCCTTTGATGACCGTCCGAGATCTCTAGACAGGCTCCCCGCGCCCCGCTCGATGGCGGTGATCGGCGCACGGACCGACACACGAGCGGATCAGCAAGCTTCGCTGCTAGCGTTGCGGCTCGTTGGCACCCCCGATTCCCGAATGGCTGCTCTCAGTGCTCGCCGCAGCCACCATCTTCACCGTGATGTTCAGTGTGGGCCTCGGCATCTCTCTCGCGGACTTGGACGTGCGAATACACGCCTCGCGGGGAGCTCCCGAAGCTCCTTGGCGAGTTCAAGAGTCAGTATCCCTTCCTGAATCTCGACGACGTCCAGTTCAGGCTGTTCCGCACGAAGCACCTCGGCGAGGGCGAGAAGCCCGCGGGCGTCGCGGCAGGAGTGCGCTAGCGCTGGGAAGCTCCGGCTCGCTGGCGCGCCCAGTAAGACTCGAACTTACGACCTTCAGGTCCGCAACCTGACGCTCTATCCAACTGAGCTATGGGCGCGCGAGGGACGGCAGCTTAGCAAACCGGGGAGGTGCGGGAACGGCGCCCGCGCTCTGCCGGGGCCGGGTCGCGGAAGCGGCTGATGCGGCTGGGAAATCCGGACTACGGGGGGACTTCGCGGCGTTTGCGCGCCAGCGTCAGCACGGCGGCCGCAGCCGCCACCAGCAGGGAGCTCGACGGCTCGGGGACCGCCCCGGAAAAGTAGTCGAGGTCGCTCTCGATGGTGGCGTCCGGGATGGGATTGCCGTCGGCGTCGAGCACGCTCGCGGGCCCGAAGAGAACCGTGTGACTGAAATCGGCGGCGGCGAGTCCGCCGAGAGTCGGCGCGCCCGGCACGAAGGGCAGCCAGATCGACGCTTCGACGGAGAAGGACGGGCTGAGCTGGAAGGTCTGGCCGAGGGTGAACGGAACCTTCACGACCACCACCTGGTCGAAGTCCTCCGGCACTACTCCGACTGCGCCGCCTCCGGCTCCGCCGCCACCCAGAGTCTCTCCGGTCGTCGAGATGCCGAATCCGCCCGACGGACACACCACCGAGCCGAAGCAGGTGCTCGAGTAGATCCGGTAGCTGAAGTCGGCGAGGTGGCGGACGCCCGGGTCACCCACATAGACGCCTGCCGCAGTCACGGAGCCCGTGACGTGGATGGGAATCGAGAGATAGGCGATTCCGCTGGCGCCCGGCGCCGTGATCGTGATTTCGTCGCCGAACGAGCCGGAGGTCGCCGCGCGCCGGTTCTCCGCGTTGAGCTCCACGTCGTTGAAGGCCACCGCCGCGCTGCCGTAGAAGCGCACCCCCGTGACCGGGTCGACGGAGATCACCGACTGGGCCGTGGAAGTGAAGAACCCTGACTCGTCCTTCGTGATCGCGGACGAAACGCTGCCGAAGGTGTTGCTGCAGCGCTGGGGGAACGTGCCGTTCAGCGGGTACGGGAGGTCAGGTGGGTCGGAAGCGACCGGCTGATGGATGATGTCCTCGTCGGCGTACACGTCGCTGGTC is a window encoding:
- a CDS encoding PEP-CTERM sorting domain-containing protein (PEP-CTERM proteins occur, often in large numbers, in the proteomes of bacteria that also encode an exosortase, a predicted intramembrane cysteine proteinase. The presence of a PEP-CTERM domain at a protein's C-terminus predicts cleavage within the sorting domain, followed by covalent anchoring to some some component of the (usually Gram-negative) cell surface. Many PEP-CTERM proteins exhibit an unusual sequence composition that includes large numbers of potential glycosylation sites. Expression of one such protein has been shown restore the ability of a bacterium to form floc, a type of biofilm.), with the translated sequence MARAVNHRQLGLRGVAWLVCASTALALCAGRSLAGTLDYVCSTSDVYADEDIIHQPVASDPPDLPYPLNGTFPQRCSNTFGSVSSAITKDESGFFTSTAQSVISVDPVTGVRFYGSAAVAFNDVELNAENRRAATSGSFGDEITITAPGASGIAYLSIPIHVTGSVTAAGVYVGDPGVRHLADFSYRIYSSTCFGSVVCPSGGFGISTTGETLGGGGAGGGAVGVVPEDFDQVVVVKVPFTLGQTFQLSPSFSVEASIWLPFVPGAPTLGGLAAADFSHTVLFGPASVLDADGNPIPDATIESDLDYFSGAVPEPSSSLLVAAAAAVLTLARKRREVPP